GCCGCTCATGGAGAGCAACGTGGTGGAGGCGGTGCGCAACAACATCTTCGGCACGCTGTACGTGGCCCAGTGCGCCGCCCGCTTCGGCGCGGAGCGCTTCGTACTGATCTCCACCGACAAGGCGGTCAACCCGTCCAGCGTGATGGGCGCCACCAAGCGCGTGGCCGAGCACCTGGTGCTGGGGTGGCCCGCGCTGCGCAGCTCGAGCTGCGACTTCCGGGCGGTGCGCTTCGGAAACGTGCTGGGGTCGGACGGCAGCGTGATCCCGCTCTTCAAGCGCCAGCTCGCGGCGCAGGTGCCGCTCACGGTGACGCATCCGGACGTCACGCGCTACTTCATGACGATCCCCGAGGCGGTGCAGCTGGTGCTGCAGGCCGCGGCGCTCCCCGACGCCGCCGAGCGGATCTGCATGCTGGAGATGGGCGAGCCGGTGCGCATCGTGGAGCTGGCGGAGAACCTGATCCGCCTCTCCGGGCTGGTGCCGTACCACGACGTGCAGATCGTCTTCACCGGGCTGCGCCCCGGCGAGAAGCTCCACGAGGAGCTGATGTCGGACTACGAGGCGACGATCCCCACCGAGGTGGAGAAGATCCGCATCGTGCAGAGCACCGAGCCGGACGTGGACGCCCTTACCCAGGGGCTGGACCGCCTGGGCGCGGCGGCGGCGCTGGGGAGCACCGCCGATTCGCTGGAAGGGCTGCTGGCGCTGGTGCCCGAGTGCGTTCCGCCGCTGGCGGCGCGCAGGCAGGGCGCCGTCCGCGCCCGTTGATCTCGGGTTGCCGTAAATTGGCCGCGCCGCTAAATTTGTGGTTTCCTCGCGGCTCCAGGAACGTGCACCGGCGGGGGGCTCCCGGCGCCTCTATCGGTTCGAATACAGCAATATGAGCGCGGCGAAAGACCAGATCCTTTCCAGGATCGGCGACAATACGGCGGTTGTGGGGGTGGTGGGGCTGGGGTACGTGGGGCTGCCGCTGGCGGTGGAGCTCGCGCGCAACGGCTACCGCACCCTGGGTGTGGACATCTCCGAGCGGGTGGTGGACGCGGTGAACGCGGGGCGCAGCCACGTGCAGGACGTGCCCAGCGATGTGCTGTCGGCGTTCGTGGGCGAGGGGCTCCTCTCGGCCACCGCGGACCTTTCTCGGCTGGCGGAGTGCGACGCGATCTCCATCTGCGTGCCCACGCCGCTCAACAAGACCAAGGAGCCGGACCTCAGCTACGTCGTCTCCGCCGCGCAGGCGGTGCTCAAGGCGCTGCGGCCCGGGCAGCTGGTGATCCTGGAGAGCACCACGTACCCGGGCACCACCCGCGACGTGCTGCTCCCCATCCTGGAGCAGAGCGGCCTGGCGGTGGGCGAGGACTTCTTCCTCTGCTTCTCGCCCGAGCGGGTGGACCCGGGGAACCCCGTGTGGCACACCCGCAACACGCCCAAGGTGATCGGCGGCGTGACCGCGGCGTGCATGGAGGCCGGCACGTCGCTGTACGGCAGCGTCTTCGACACGCTGGTGAAGGTGGAGAGCGCCGAGGCGGCCGAGCTGGTGAAGGTGTACGAGAACACCTTTCGCATGATCAACATCGCGCTGGCCAACGAGCTGGCGCAGGCGTGCGACAAGCTGGGCGTGGACGTGTGGGGGGTGATCGAAGCGGCGGCCACCAAGCCGTTCGGCTTCATGAAGTTCACCCCCGGTCCGGGGCTGGGCGGCCACTGCATTCCGCTGGACCCGCACTACCTGTCGTGGAAGATGCGCACGCTGGAGTACAAGACGCGCATGATCGAGCTGGCCAGCGAGATCAACGCGGAGATGCCCGAGTACGTGGTGCGCAAGGTGGCGGATGCCCTGAACGGGGCCCGCAAGGCGGTGAACGGGAGCCGCGTGCTGGTCCTTGGCGTCGCCTACAAGCGCGACATCGACGACCTGCGCGAGAGCCCGGCGCTGGACGTGATCGGGCTGCTGCAGGCGCGCGGCGCGGAAGTGGTGTACCATGACCCCTTCTGCCCCGAGATCAGCGACGACGGGCACACCGGCCTCGCCGGGCTGCCGATGCGCAGCGCGGCGCTCACCGCCGAGCTGCTGCGCTCGGCCGACGTGGTGGTGGTGGTGACGGACCACAGCTCCGTAAACTACGCGCTCGTGGCCCGCGAAGCGCCCCTGGTGGTGGACACCCGCGGCGTCATGCGCAGCGTGCGCGGGCCGGCGCGGGTGCTGGGGCTCTCGTCGTCCGCCCGCCAGGAGGAGTGCGGGGAGGCGCTGGACTTCGCCCACGCCGTGCCGCTGGCCAGACGGGCGTAGCGCTCTCCACGGTGTGACTGGCGGGTACCGGGATACGTCAAACGTTTCCCGGCTCGCCGTATTTCAGGACGACCAGCGGAGACACGGTGCGGGCCCCCGGCGGCAGCCATCCGCCAAGGACGGGCCGCCGATGTCCGTTTTCATGCATACACGTGGCACGGTTCACTCCATGATTCTGTTTCGTATGTTGGCCGC
This genomic window from Longimicrobium sp. contains:
- a CDS encoding nucleotide sugar dehydrogenase; translation: MSAAKDQILSRIGDNTAVVGVVGLGYVGLPLAVELARNGYRTLGVDISERVVDAVNAGRSHVQDVPSDVLSAFVGEGLLSATADLSRLAECDAISICVPTPLNKTKEPDLSYVVSAAQAVLKALRPGQLVILESTTYPGTTRDVLLPILEQSGLAVGEDFFLCFSPERVDPGNPVWHTRNTPKVIGGVTAACMEAGTSLYGSVFDTLVKVESAEAAELVKVYENTFRMINIALANELAQACDKLGVDVWGVIEAAATKPFGFMKFTPGPGLGGHCIPLDPHYLSWKMRTLEYKTRMIELASEINAEMPEYVVRKVADALNGARKAVNGSRVLVLGVAYKRDIDDLRESPALDVIGLLQARGAEVVYHDPFCPEISDDGHTGLAGLPMRSAALTAELLRSADVVVVVTDHSSVNYALVAREAPLVVDTRGVMRSVRGPARVLGLSSSARQEECGEALDFAHAVPLARRA